A DNA window from Zingiber officinale cultivar Zhangliang chromosome 3A, Zo_v1.1, whole genome shotgun sequence contains the following coding sequences:
- the LOC122051053 gene encoding protein TIME FOR COFFEE-like isoform X3 → MERHREARKGTMAAAATNGSGGGSSRKRQRNSSSSSFRDSPEEDGRMEISETSTRLRDRGTKKDRDRDRSSRSRRRRGERLLHGSNRDEGDESSEESMDQDDENEDEEDVSVPARLPPSSPPMPISAAASSPQENHQHQQLPRKSFLPKAVKWKADEMIGVPVPRKARSASTKRAHEPPVTGGGGAGAGAGGGEHITRQASGSPSRLSPAPTAQLSPSSSNGSLRKKMKPTNEAKHWPKFSKSASLCQDEIEIEIAEVLFGMTRQFDTLAKQDGHKMDSRDIDGGSGTEAKSRVSSPSSLSPSPAAYASALPSSISCFNSASLPTIAPKQKRPRPVKFGEESPTSPVVLHNISSLSAPAPKVGYENPEGLSPRSGSNSATPTVKTGGAPVDISVSQDGLFDGQQQESAKAEKSKIQDLLPSTGGSIKGDRVENREELVLSPRVDVDVSLCETTAKKIPPQRIKEEKFKFDLMVLPGKLSPEGNDFNVLDSDHKLQGLDIEMAPELSKDKAEEKPAVVAVMKVEHQIEKSAEKDTSLKKQAVIRQIPELQLDLEKPKKEDVGSKQKAKDPKAEPKPGKSGSASLLHMPLTVGPWPGAIPPYGYMGQVPPLQIAAPINGTADSSCSLQPPAFLQSHPRPNRCATHCFIAKMISNYQKFARMNCFWTAGAGATPFYAAKPYNHNVVLSLDSSLSGNQMQGGFLSTNAGTLQDTKGAPVVVSSYTRKNASQEKILQANNTISETAQRKQLILQQMPQSGSASNIPHGPAFIFPINQPQLLQPAAVAAGAGRAGSAKSTTSSGAEVRTSVAISSSVGSNGAGGSATPMNLNFANMPTNDAQYVAFLQNNGYPFPIPSQYTGAPFRGNNNAQPMPFFYPSHLLHSQLRLHQQQQAESSPHVQQSNQNPSTLSVSTQKHSQQSTNGFPATTQMQDLLPQQARPKECIKGVDANLHLADASVQMGNAGSHGNNQPIYQQAQQKQNMKMAAAVAAQATEHKKINHVSEDGKSLAMELRNTNINEADGKTVVASKGIQQSSLSVDVSSQPHKPIQPPASRLSDHSAGIMPASTSLTATTIAGNSHQQQHLIHLPKHQQQHLQMQHHLASSRSKPSNSGNNVGVHHDSLPAGSTISKNPHALTGFPQALIQGGNPIHWPQGKSSAGRGVDPGGAAPAPVVKNNFLQLQGRASQQSLPSQGHQTQISFGINGNKQGGQHLSGACGSPSSSSATVAVGSPSNSISKSAGGSPRASAHLKPSPQASAILLSQQTNVKQSTSSPSSKSNTSNPNMVSILGHHAQKLPAPSSTTKQQQPQQPKQQSSEAQLFFSNPNLQQVQCAQSNASAAQYYQKRPYEQSRQTQQQQQHNSGPSASGMLSLCATSALTLAGVPTASDPTKATMAVNSLAAAKNLKGLPPNSFLNAAQLAVAAQSASASPLSPISATFSYMSLPPFSVKPTAEQKPTAGKSTDNLHSCWQPEKR, encoded by the exons ATGGAGAGGCATCGTGAAGCGAGGAAAGGTACCATGGCGGCGGCGGCGACAAACGGAAGTGGCGGAGGGTCGTCAAGGAAGAGGCAGAggaacagcagcagcagcagcttcAGAGACTCGCCGG AAGAGGATGGGAGGATGGAGATTAGTGAGACATCTACGAGGCTGCGGGATCGAGGGACCAAGAAAGATCGAGATCGGGACAGATCCAGCCGGAGCAGGAGGAGAAGAGGGGAGAGGTTGCTTCATGGAAGCAATAGAGATGAAGGCGACGAGAGCTCTGAGGAGAGTATGGATCAGGATGACGagaatgaagatgaagaagacgtGTCGGTTCCCGCGCGGTTGCCGCCGTCTTCTCCTCCTATGCCAATTTCTGCGGCGGCTTCCTCGCCGCAAGAAAACCACCAGCACCAACAGCTGCCCCGGAAGAGCTTTCTGCCAAAGGCGGTGAAGTGGAAGGCAGACGAGATGATTGGCGTTCCGGTACCAAGAAAAGCTCGTTCAG CATCTACGAAAAGGGCGCATGAACCTCCAGTTACAGGAGGAGGTGGAGCTGGCGCTGGCGCTGGCGGCGGTGAGCATATCACTCGCCAGGCTTCCGGATCGCCTTCGAGGCTAAGTCCTGCTCCCACCGCCCAACTTTCTCCATCTTCTTCCAACGGTTCCCTTCGAAAAAAGATG AAGCCGACGAACGAAGCGAAACACTGGCCAAAGTTCTCCAAATCGGCATCTTTGTGCCAAGATGAAATCGAGATTGAGATCGCGGAGGTTTTGTTTGGAATGACAAGGCAATTCGACACTCTTGCAAAGCAAGATGGCCACAAAATggattctagggatatagatgGTGGATCAGGCACTGAAGCTAAATCGAGAGTTTCATCACCTAGTTCCCTGTCTCCGTCTCCGGCAGCATATGCATCTGCACTTCCTTCGTCCATTTCATGTTTTAATTCAGCCTCGTTGCCCACGATTG CTCCAAAGCAAAAAAGACCAAGACCCGTGAAGTTTGGCGAAGAAAGCCCCACGAGTCCAGTGGTTTTACATAATATCTCAAGTTTATCTGCACCTGCTCCCAAAGTGGGATATGAGAATCCGGAAGGTTTATCGCCAAGATCAGGAAGCAACAGTGCAACTCCTACTGTGAAAACTGGAGGTGCGCCTGTTGATATTTCGGTCTCTCAGGATGGGCTCTTCGACGGGCAACAGCAGGAATCGGCAAAGGCTGAGAAGAGCAAGATTCAAGATCTGCTTCCCTCGACAGGAGGGTCCATTAAAGGAGATAGGGTGGAAAATAGGGAAGAACTCGTTCTGTCACCAAGAGTAGACGTGGACGTCAGCCTGTGTGAAACTACCGCTAAAAAGAT CCCGCCCCAGAGAATCAAGGAGGAAAAATTTAAGTTCGATCTCATG GTTCTTCCTGGAAAGCTATCTCCAGAGGGGAATGACTTTAATGTCCTTGACTCGGACCATAAGCTACAGGGCCTGGATATTGAGATG GCACCTGAATTGAGCAAGGATAAGGCAGAGGAAAAGCCTGCAGTGGTTGCAGTGATGAAAGTTGAGCATCAGATTGAGAAGTCAGCCGAGAAAGATACTAGTTTGAAGAAGCAAGCAGTCATCAGGCAAATCCCGGAGCTTCAACTTGATCTGGAGAAGCCTAAGAAAGAGGATGTTGGATCTAAGCAGAAAGCTAAAGATCCTAAAGCAGAGCCTAAACCGGGGAAATCTG GATCAGCATCCTTGCTCCATATGCCATTGACAGTTGGACCTTGGCCAGGGGCGATTCCTCCTTACGG ATACATGGGTCAAGTTCCACCTTTGCAGATCGCGGCTCCGATAAATGGAACTGCAGATTCATCCTGTTCCCTGCAG CCACCTGCATTTCTACAATCTCATCCTCGTCCGAACCGCTGTGCTACACATTGCTTTATAGCAAAGATGATATCCAACTACCAGAAATTTGCAAGGATGAATTGTTTCTGGACTGCTGGAGCTGGAGCTACACCATTCTATGCGGCTAAGCCTTATAATCATAATGTGGTTCTATCTTTGGACAGTTCTCTTTCTGGAAATCAAATGCAGGGAGGTTTCCTTAGCACGAATGCAGGCACATTGCAAGACACTAAAGGGGCACCAGTAGTAGTTTCATCATACACACGTAAAAATGCATCACAGGAGAAGATCTTACAAGCCAATAATACAATCTCCGAAACTGCCCAGAGAAAGCAGCTTATTCTCCAACAAATGCCTCAGTCTGGATCTGCAAGTAATATTCCA CATGGTCCTGCATTCATATTCCCCATAAACCAACCACAGCTACTACAGCCTGCTGCTGTGGCAGCTGGTGCTGGTAGAGCTGGGTCAGCAAAATCAACTACTAGCTCTGGTGCAGAGGTGCGGACATCTGTTGCTATCAGTTCGTCTGTGGGTAGCAATGGAGCTGGTGGATCAGCAACTCCGATGAACCTGAATTTTGCAAATATGCCTACAAATGATGCTCAGTACGTGGCTTTTCTGCAAAACAATGGATATCCATTTCCTATTCCTTCCCAATATACAGGGGCTCCATTTAGAGGAAATAATAATGCTCAACCAATGCCCTTTTTTTACCCTTCTCACTTGCTTCACTCACAACTACGGCTACATCAACAGCAACAAGCAGAATCATCGCCTCATGTTCAACAAAGCAACCAGAATCCAAGCACTTTGAGCGTGTCCACACAGAAGCATTCACAGCAAAGCACTAATGGGTTCCCAGCTACTACTCAGATGCAAGATCTCCTGCCCCAGCAAGCTCGTCCTAAAGAGTGCATCAAGGGTGTGGATGCAAATCTCCACCTTGCAGATG CTTCTGTTCAAATGGGCAATGCTGGGAGTCATGGGAATAATCAGCCGATCTATCAGCAGGCACAACAGAAGCAGAACATGAAG ATGGCAGCAGCTGTTGCAGCTCAAGCTACTGAGCACAAGAAGATCAACCATGTATCTGAAGATGGGAAGTCTCTAGCTATGGAGTTGAGGAATACAAATATAAATGAAGCGGATGGAAAGACTGTAGTGGCTAGCAAGGGTATTCAGCAATCCTCTCTTTCAGTTGATGTGTCTTCCCAACCACATAAGCCCATTCAACCTCCAGCAAGTAGATTGTCTGACCATTCTGCAGGCATCATGCCAGCTAGTACTTCTCTCACAGCTACAACCATTGCTGGTAATTCCCATCAACagcaacatctaattcatcttcCAAAGCACCAGCAGCAACATCTGCAGATGCAGCACCATCTTGCATCCTCTCGCTCGAAGCCCTCAAACTCAGGCAACAATGTTGGGGTCCACCATGATAGTCTGCCTGCAGGTTCTACAATTTCTAAGAACCCACATGCTCTAACTGGGTTTCCTCAAGCTCTTATACAAGGTGGCAATCCGATCCATTGGCCTCAGGGCAAGTCGTCTGCTGGAAGAGGTGTAGATCCTGGTGGAGCAGCACCTGCTCCCGTGGTTAAGAACAACTTCCTCCAACTGCAAGGCAGAGCATCCCAACAGTCTCTTCCCTCCCAAGGCCACCAAACTCAGATATCCTTTGGCATTAATGGAAATAAGCAGGGAGGTCAACACCTTTCTGGGGCTTGTGGCAGTCCATCGTCATCTTCTGCCACAGTGGCTGTTGGATCCCCCTCGAATTCAATCTCAAAGAGCGCTGGTGGCAGCCCTAGAGCATCTGCACACTTAAAACCTAGTCCTCAAGCTTCTGCAATTTTGCTTAGTCAACAAACAAATGTAAAGCAATCAACATCAAGCCCTAGCTCAAAGTCAAACACGAGTAACCCAAACATGGTATCCATTCTAGGGCATCATGCTCAGAAACTTCCTGCCCCCAGCTCGACCACTAAACAGCAACAGCCTCAGCAACCAAAACAACAATCTTCTGAGGCTCAGCTCTTCTTTTCTAATCCTAATTTGCAGCAAGTTCAATGTGCTCAATCCAATGCTTCTGCAGCTCAATATTATCAGAAGAGGCCATATGAACAATCAAGACAAActcaacaacagcagcaacacaACTCAGGTCCATCTGCTTCCGGTATGCTTTCCCTTTGTGCCACATCAGCACTTACATTGGCTGGTGTTCCGACCGCATCGGATCCAACAAAAGCCACCATGGCAGTGAACTCTCTTGCTGCAGCTAAAAATTTGAAGGGTTTGCCACCAAATAGCTTTCTTAATGCTGCTCAGCTAGCTGTAGCAGCTCAGTCTGCCTCAGCCTCTCCTCTATCTCCAATTTCTGCTACGTTCTCATATATGTCTCTGCCACCATTTTCCGTGAAGCCCACAGCTGAGCAGAAGCCTACAGCTGGTAAAT CAACTGACAATTTGCATAGCTGCTGGCAACCTGAGAAGAGGTAA
- the LOC122051053 gene encoding protein TIME FOR COFFEE-like isoform X1 yields MERHREARKGTMAAAATNGSGGGSSRKRQRNSSSSSFRDSPEEDGRMEISETSTRLRDRGTKKDRDRDRSSRSRRRRGERLLHGSNRDEGDESSEESMDQDDENEDEEDVSVPARLPPSSPPMPISAAASSPQENHQHQQLPRKSFLPKAVKWKADEMIGVPVPRKARSASTKRAHEPPVTGGGGAGAGAGGGEHITRQASGSPSRLSPAPTAQLSPSSSNGSLRKKMKPTNEAKHWPKFSKSASLCQDEIEIEIAEVLFGMTRQFDTLAKQDGHKMDSRDIDGGSGTEAKSRVSSPSSLSPSPAAYASALPSSISCFNSASLPTIAPKQKRPRPVKFGEESPTSPVVLHNISSLSAPAPKVGYENPEGLSPRSGSNSATPTVKTGGAPVDISVSQDGLFDGQQQESAKAEKSKIQDLLPSTGGSIKGDRVENREELVLSPRVDVDVSLCETTAKKIPPQRIKEEKFKFDLMVLPGKLSPEGNDFNVLDSDHKLQGLDIEMAPELSKDKAEEKPAVVAVMKVEHQIEKSAEKDTSLKKQAVIRQIPELQLDLEKPKKEDVGSKQKAKDPKAEPKPGKSGSASLLHMPLTVGPWPGAIPPYGYMGQVPPLQIAAPINGTADSSCSLQPPAFLQSHPRPNRCATHCFIAKMISNYQKFARMNCFWTAGAGATPFYAAKPYNHNVVLSLDSSLSGNQMQGGFLSTNAGTLQDTKGAPVVVSSYTRKNASQEKILQANNTISETAQRKQLILQQMPQSGSASNIPHGPAFIFPINQPQLLQPAAVAAGAGRAGSAKSTTSSGAEVRTSVAISSSVGSNGAGGSATPMNLNFANMPTNDAQYVAFLQNNGYPFPIPSQYTGAPFRGNNNAQPMPFFYPSHLLHSQLRLHQQQQAESSPHVQQSNQNPSTLSVSTQKHSQQSTNGFPATTQMQDLLPQQARPKECIKGVDANLHLADASVQMGNAGSHGNNQPIYQQAQQKQNMKVELLPQAFTVPFASGGVVNAPPDLDFSMAENHAILQSLPETFRHGYYQMAAAVAAQATEHKKINHVSEDGKSLAMELRNTNINEADGKTVVASKGIQQSSLSVDVSSQPHKPIQPPASRLSDHSAGIMPASTSLTATTIAGNSHQQQHLIHLPKHQQQHLQMQHHLASSRSKPSNSGNNVGVHHDSLPAGSTISKNPHALTGFPQALIQGGNPIHWPQGKSSAGRGVDPGGAAPAPVVKNNFLQLQGRASQQSLPSQGHQTQISFGINGNKQGGQHLSGACGSPSSSSATVAVGSPSNSISKSAGGSPRASAHLKPSPQASAILLSQQTNVKQSTSSPSSKSNTSNPNMVSILGHHAQKLPAPSSTTKQQQPQQPKQQSSEAQLFFSNPNLQQVQCAQSNASAAQYYQKRPYEQSRQTQQQQQHNSGPSASGMLSLCATSALTLAGVPTASDPTKATMAVNSLAAAKNLKGLPPNSFLNAAQLAVAAQSASASPLSPISATFSYMSLPPFSVKPTAEQKPTAGKSTDNLHSCWQPEKR; encoded by the exons ATGGAGAGGCATCGTGAAGCGAGGAAAGGTACCATGGCGGCGGCGGCGACAAACGGAAGTGGCGGAGGGTCGTCAAGGAAGAGGCAGAggaacagcagcagcagcagcttcAGAGACTCGCCGG AAGAGGATGGGAGGATGGAGATTAGTGAGACATCTACGAGGCTGCGGGATCGAGGGACCAAGAAAGATCGAGATCGGGACAGATCCAGCCGGAGCAGGAGGAGAAGAGGGGAGAGGTTGCTTCATGGAAGCAATAGAGATGAAGGCGACGAGAGCTCTGAGGAGAGTATGGATCAGGATGACGagaatgaagatgaagaagacgtGTCGGTTCCCGCGCGGTTGCCGCCGTCTTCTCCTCCTATGCCAATTTCTGCGGCGGCTTCCTCGCCGCAAGAAAACCACCAGCACCAACAGCTGCCCCGGAAGAGCTTTCTGCCAAAGGCGGTGAAGTGGAAGGCAGACGAGATGATTGGCGTTCCGGTACCAAGAAAAGCTCGTTCAG CATCTACGAAAAGGGCGCATGAACCTCCAGTTACAGGAGGAGGTGGAGCTGGCGCTGGCGCTGGCGGCGGTGAGCATATCACTCGCCAGGCTTCCGGATCGCCTTCGAGGCTAAGTCCTGCTCCCACCGCCCAACTTTCTCCATCTTCTTCCAACGGTTCCCTTCGAAAAAAGATG AAGCCGACGAACGAAGCGAAACACTGGCCAAAGTTCTCCAAATCGGCATCTTTGTGCCAAGATGAAATCGAGATTGAGATCGCGGAGGTTTTGTTTGGAATGACAAGGCAATTCGACACTCTTGCAAAGCAAGATGGCCACAAAATggattctagggatatagatgGTGGATCAGGCACTGAAGCTAAATCGAGAGTTTCATCACCTAGTTCCCTGTCTCCGTCTCCGGCAGCATATGCATCTGCACTTCCTTCGTCCATTTCATGTTTTAATTCAGCCTCGTTGCCCACGATTG CTCCAAAGCAAAAAAGACCAAGACCCGTGAAGTTTGGCGAAGAAAGCCCCACGAGTCCAGTGGTTTTACATAATATCTCAAGTTTATCTGCACCTGCTCCCAAAGTGGGATATGAGAATCCGGAAGGTTTATCGCCAAGATCAGGAAGCAACAGTGCAACTCCTACTGTGAAAACTGGAGGTGCGCCTGTTGATATTTCGGTCTCTCAGGATGGGCTCTTCGACGGGCAACAGCAGGAATCGGCAAAGGCTGAGAAGAGCAAGATTCAAGATCTGCTTCCCTCGACAGGAGGGTCCATTAAAGGAGATAGGGTGGAAAATAGGGAAGAACTCGTTCTGTCACCAAGAGTAGACGTGGACGTCAGCCTGTGTGAAACTACCGCTAAAAAGAT CCCGCCCCAGAGAATCAAGGAGGAAAAATTTAAGTTCGATCTCATG GTTCTTCCTGGAAAGCTATCTCCAGAGGGGAATGACTTTAATGTCCTTGACTCGGACCATAAGCTACAGGGCCTGGATATTGAGATG GCACCTGAATTGAGCAAGGATAAGGCAGAGGAAAAGCCTGCAGTGGTTGCAGTGATGAAAGTTGAGCATCAGATTGAGAAGTCAGCCGAGAAAGATACTAGTTTGAAGAAGCAAGCAGTCATCAGGCAAATCCCGGAGCTTCAACTTGATCTGGAGAAGCCTAAGAAAGAGGATGTTGGATCTAAGCAGAAAGCTAAAGATCCTAAAGCAGAGCCTAAACCGGGGAAATCTG GATCAGCATCCTTGCTCCATATGCCATTGACAGTTGGACCTTGGCCAGGGGCGATTCCTCCTTACGG ATACATGGGTCAAGTTCCACCTTTGCAGATCGCGGCTCCGATAAATGGAACTGCAGATTCATCCTGTTCCCTGCAG CCACCTGCATTTCTACAATCTCATCCTCGTCCGAACCGCTGTGCTACACATTGCTTTATAGCAAAGATGATATCCAACTACCAGAAATTTGCAAGGATGAATTGTTTCTGGACTGCTGGAGCTGGAGCTACACCATTCTATGCGGCTAAGCCTTATAATCATAATGTGGTTCTATCTTTGGACAGTTCTCTTTCTGGAAATCAAATGCAGGGAGGTTTCCTTAGCACGAATGCAGGCACATTGCAAGACACTAAAGGGGCACCAGTAGTAGTTTCATCATACACACGTAAAAATGCATCACAGGAGAAGATCTTACAAGCCAATAATACAATCTCCGAAACTGCCCAGAGAAAGCAGCTTATTCTCCAACAAATGCCTCAGTCTGGATCTGCAAGTAATATTCCA CATGGTCCTGCATTCATATTCCCCATAAACCAACCACAGCTACTACAGCCTGCTGCTGTGGCAGCTGGTGCTGGTAGAGCTGGGTCAGCAAAATCAACTACTAGCTCTGGTGCAGAGGTGCGGACATCTGTTGCTATCAGTTCGTCTGTGGGTAGCAATGGAGCTGGTGGATCAGCAACTCCGATGAACCTGAATTTTGCAAATATGCCTACAAATGATGCTCAGTACGTGGCTTTTCTGCAAAACAATGGATATCCATTTCCTATTCCTTCCCAATATACAGGGGCTCCATTTAGAGGAAATAATAATGCTCAACCAATGCCCTTTTTTTACCCTTCTCACTTGCTTCACTCACAACTACGGCTACATCAACAGCAACAAGCAGAATCATCGCCTCATGTTCAACAAAGCAACCAGAATCCAAGCACTTTGAGCGTGTCCACACAGAAGCATTCACAGCAAAGCACTAATGGGTTCCCAGCTACTACTCAGATGCAAGATCTCCTGCCCCAGCAAGCTCGTCCTAAAGAGTGCATCAAGGGTGTGGATGCAAATCTCCACCTTGCAGATG CTTCTGTTCAAATGGGCAATGCTGGGAGTCATGGGAATAATCAGCCGATCTATCAGCAGGCACAACAGAAGCAGAACATGAAGGTAGAATTGTTACCTCAAGCTTTTACAGTACCGTTTGCATCGGGTGGCGTTGTAAATGCACCACCAGATCTTGACTTCTCCATGGCAGAAAATCATGCCATTTTGCAAAGCCTTCCTGAAACTTTTAGGCATGGTTACTACCAGATGGCAGCAGCTGTTGCAGCTCAAGCTACTGAGCACAAGAAGATCAACCATGTATCTGAAGATGGGAAGTCTCTAGCTATGGAGTTGAGGAATACAAATATAAATGAAGCGGATGGAAAGACTGTAGTGGCTAGCAAGGGTATTCAGCAATCCTCTCTTTCAGTTGATGTGTCTTCCCAACCACATAAGCCCATTCAACCTCCAGCAAGTAGATTGTCTGACCATTCTGCAGGCATCATGCCAGCTAGTACTTCTCTCACAGCTACAACCATTGCTGGTAATTCCCATCAACagcaacatctaattcatcttcCAAAGCACCAGCAGCAACATCTGCAGATGCAGCACCATCTTGCATCCTCTCGCTCGAAGCCCTCAAACTCAGGCAACAATGTTGGGGTCCACCATGATAGTCTGCCTGCAGGTTCTACAATTTCTAAGAACCCACATGCTCTAACTGGGTTTCCTCAAGCTCTTATACAAGGTGGCAATCCGATCCATTGGCCTCAGGGCAAGTCGTCTGCTGGAAGAGGTGTAGATCCTGGTGGAGCAGCACCTGCTCCCGTGGTTAAGAACAACTTCCTCCAACTGCAAGGCAGAGCATCCCAACAGTCTCTTCCCTCCCAAGGCCACCAAACTCAGATATCCTTTGGCATTAATGGAAATAAGCAGGGAGGTCAACACCTTTCTGGGGCTTGTGGCAGTCCATCGTCATCTTCTGCCACAGTGGCTGTTGGATCCCCCTCGAATTCAATCTCAAAGAGCGCTGGTGGCAGCCCTAGAGCATCTGCACACTTAAAACCTAGTCCTCAAGCTTCTGCAATTTTGCTTAGTCAACAAACAAATGTAAAGCAATCAACATCAAGCCCTAGCTCAAAGTCAAACACGAGTAACCCAAACATGGTATCCATTCTAGGGCATCATGCTCAGAAACTTCCTGCCCCCAGCTCGACCACTAAACAGCAACAGCCTCAGCAACCAAAACAACAATCTTCTGAGGCTCAGCTCTTCTTTTCTAATCCTAATTTGCAGCAAGTTCAATGTGCTCAATCCAATGCTTCTGCAGCTCAATATTATCAGAAGAGGCCATATGAACAATCAAGACAAActcaacaacagcagcaacacaACTCAGGTCCATCTGCTTCCGGTATGCTTTCCCTTTGTGCCACATCAGCACTTACATTGGCTGGTGTTCCGACCGCATCGGATCCAACAAAAGCCACCATGGCAGTGAACTCTCTTGCTGCAGCTAAAAATTTGAAGGGTTTGCCACCAAATAGCTTTCTTAATGCTGCTCAGCTAGCTGTAGCAGCTCAGTCTGCCTCAGCCTCTCCTCTATCTCCAATTTCTGCTACGTTCTCATATATGTCTCTGCCACCATTTTCCGTGAAGCCCACAGCTGAGCAGAAGCCTACAGCTGGTAAAT CAACTGACAATTTGCATAGCTGCTGGCAACCTGAGAAGAGGTAA